The following nucleotide sequence is from Ornithodoros turicata isolate Travis chromosome 2, ASM3712646v1, whole genome shotgun sequence.
catcaatagaaatgaaataaaaatggaaCGAATATCTGGCAAATGTTCCtggcaggaaaaaaaagacCCTTGACCGCATATGTCTCCTTTGCCTACGTAACTTACCTTGTATAAGCTACCACGGGACACCAGCACGTAGTATGGTCAATCAATAGATCTCAATAGTTCCCAATTATAATAAATAAAGTAAATTGCGGCTAAAAGCTGGTCACACTGTTAGGGGCATTGAATTTATTACAGAAGTAGCTGCATGGAACGCATATCCAAAACGATGTTTTATCATTGACAGATTTTTCtgaaaaaagctatgagagcggTATAGaactctcgaagagagtatgtaactacaattACTGgtaattacataaaattcatcAAGTCTTTATTAAAATAAGTTTGGGCAAAAGACATAACACAGTGGTAGAAAGCCATTCTATTTTTTTGTTTCCACTCTTGCCCATTTTTCTCAAACGTGGTAACAAAGCCTATTCCTAACTTTTCGAGTGTTATTTTCTAATGTATAGCGTAAAGATAATTAGCAAGAGTGGATATCCCTGGCCTCTGTCCTTTCTCTATCCTTATATTCACACTCGTTCTTCCTTCCCAAAATGACTTTCACCTTGTTATAGATAGCCTCCATGATAAGCAAACCTGAGGGATGGCCGAAGACACATAAACCAAACACAACATGAGAGCTCAACACGAGGGCATGATGCGTTGTCTTCGTTCTTCGCTCAGGCCtgcctatcatggagtttatccaccagctagcctgcatctacgccattctgtctTATAGATAGCCCTCAATATGCCGATCATACTCGCTTCCATCCCAACGTTCCTCAACTTGTTCCACAAGATGGCAAGGTGGCATGATCCACCGAGTAATATGTCCCCATAACATCTAGAACACCTATCCATAGAGGGCGATCCTCGTGTTCTGCTATTTCGATTACCTACGTCAAGACAAACAGGTTGTCCTCTAGGCGCCTCCCTTGACGAGAACCGTTCCGTAGCTCCCCAAAAAATTCCTTCTCTTTCCATCCAGCCCTGTACCCTTCCTTCGATCACCTGCATTGCTATTCTGTACATTACAGAAGTGGTGGTTATTGAGCCGGTACGATCCCACGCGGCTCTTCTCGCCTTTACCCCTATAGTATATCGAATTTGCTCTAACAGGTCAAATGTGGTGCCTGTGGGTACATTTTTAATTGCCCTATCCTGTTCCACATCTGAGATTACGAATTCCTCCGGCATCATTGGAGCAGAGTTACGCTAACGGCGCTTTGGAAAGGTAACAGGAGAATAGTATATCTGCTATAGGCCATTCGATCGCTGCATTCCGACCCACCGCATGTGGCCCAAGACGGACTCGCGTTACCCCAGCCTCTATCCCCTTCATCTTTTTCAAAGCGCCACCATGGCTTCGCTCCAGCTCCTGCCGATGAAACTGCATTCTTAAGCAAGGTTAAACCTGTACGTATCGTGAAGTTTTATACACACTCGGTATTTTGTGTTCTTTTCCAGATGCCCGGCACGGCTGTTGCGGAAGCTGGAGATCGACGAAAGCTGATGATGGCAGCAGGGATTTCTATCTGTCTCGTTTTTTTTGTGATAGCAATTATCGTTATAGTCCTGAAACTTCACCAGGAATCGTCGGGAAAGAAGGAAGACGGCTCTAAAGAAGATGGCTTCTGCACTAAGGCTGAATGTGAACAGTACGGATATTTTCTAAGCTCCTCCCTCGACTCATCCGTAGATCCCTGCGACGATTTCTACGGATTTGTCTGCAGCGGCTGGGACAAAGGACATGAGAAAAGTGTTTTCTACGAACACCGTCGAAATCATCTAGTGGGTATTGCGGAAACAGCAGAAACGGCTAATGTACCAGAAACTGGCCAGAACGCAGTGCAAAAAGCTGCGAAGTACTATCAGACCTGCATTGAAATCGCTATGGGAAAGAGGTCAGAAACGCAACAGTTTATTCAGATGCTTCGAGCCGGTAATGTCACCTGGCCCTTAGAAGCAGGAACCAAAGATTTGCTCGCCGTAATGGCTTATGCACAGATACACTGGGACTCCGCTCCTATTCTCGAGTTTTCCAAATCTCTGTTACCAAACGGCACGATAGTAGTGAACATTACACAAGGGTCGTTTACCTTCGTATGGGAAGACATTCGGCAGGACCTGATCGCGAAAGGCAAATACGACGACTATTTTAAAAAATCGTACGAACTCTTGCAGCGACCAGTACCGGACGACAAAGTTTTCAATGAGACTTTGGGCTACGAGAATCAGATCATGGATATTCTTTTACCCAGTATGGAATTCGAAGAAATAGAACTTGTGTCTGATGAAGAATTTAAAAATTATCCCAATATACTTGAGTACGCAAGATGGCGCAGGCTGTTCAATGACGTTTTGGGGATTCCCGAGCAGGCTTCAATAGCAATATCACTGGATACTTTACCTTACTTTCAAGCGGTGAACAATGCAACACTGAAACTCTCGGAGGTTACAATCGAGCAGTTCTTGGAATGGGGCATCATATTCGAGATCGGTCATCTGTTTATGCCCGGTATGGCTGAATTAATGTACGAGTCCCATGAAAAAGCGGCAGACACAGCCAGATATCGGTGCCTTCTTCATGTGGAGACGTATATGGGTACAGCTCTTGTCACGCCGTATCTTAGCTCTATCTTAGTTCAAGACGTGCTGAAGCAAGTCAAAACCTTGTTCAAGAGTGTCGTTGAGGTTATACGAACAGAACTTCAGTTCGACTACGAGAAACACATGGAACAGCAAAACTACACTGAAATCTTTGACGGATATGATCATGTGAAACCAACATCAGAGCTAGACAAGAAGTACAGCTCTTACCCTGACATGGATAAACTGTTCACGAATAACCTCCTCAACGTCATCGCTGCCTGGAGAAAAAACCCGGATGGAGAGATACCGTTCCTGCAAGAGTGGAATTACTACAATATCTATGATGACAACACGGGTCGTTTTATTGTTTTACCATTTGTGAATAAAGCACCCATCTATTCCGCTGTACTCCCCAAAAATATACAGTTAGCGGCTCTTGGATCCCTTATGTTATCTGGCGTTATGAAGGACTTGCTCCTCAACGCTGTCCAGGAACTGAGCGAACCCAATCGCAAGAAGCTCACCGACGCACAACGCTGCGTAGAAAGTGAGGTCCAGCCTTCATTTGAGAAAGA
It contains:
- the LOC135383728 gene encoding endothelin-converting enzyme 1-like, encoding MAQEGAHHRGPGAEEAMPGTAVAEAGDRRKLMMAAGISICLVFFVIAIIVIVLKLHQESSGKKEDGSKEDGFCTKAECEQYGYFLSSSLDSSVDPCDDFYGFVCSGWDKGHEKSVFYEHRRNHLVGIAETAETANVPETGQNAVQKAAKYYQTCIEIAMGKRSETQQFIQMLRAGNVTWPLEAGTKDLLAVMAYAQIHWDSAPILEFSKSLLPNGTIVVNITQGSFTFVWEDIRQDLIAKGKYDDYFKKSYELLQRPVPDDKVFNETLGYENQIMDILLPSMEFEEIELVSDEEFKNYPNILEYARWRRLFNDVLGIPEQASIAISLDTLPYFQAVNNATLKLSEVTIEQFLEWGIIFEIGHLFMPGMAELMYESHEKAADTARYRCLLHVETYMGTALVTPYLSSILVQDVLKQVKTLFKSVVEVIRTELQFDYEKHMEQQNYTEIFDGYDHVKPTSELDKKYSSYPDMDKLFTNNLLNVIAAWRKNPDGEIPFLQEWNYYNIYDDNTGRFIVLPFVNKAPIYSAVLPKNIQLAALGSLMLSGVMKDLLLNAVQELSEPNRKKLTDAQRCVESEVQPSFEKDFRVYESIAMQYLKAAYDSIGAKDSEGLAKDMSKYSKLQQMLISMCYIRCTGSGETRKDACNLPMQNLKEFASAFKCSASSKMNPSKKCSVV